AGTGTACAATAGTGCCAATTGGAACTTGTTGATTACATGCAGAGGTCACAGCGCAAATTCGTGCACCAAGCTGCTGAAGAATGGAAAGAAAGAAACTATGACAATATGGTGAGGGCTATATACAGCTAAAAGTTTTGTCCTGAttactgtcatattcattttTTTAATCTCAAGCTTTCTTCTACTTAGGAAGAAAATCCTGATGGTCCAGATTTGACAGTAAAGTCTTTTTCAACAAACTGCAGTATTTCCACCTACAGCCAAGACGAGTCAGATGTAGGGAAGAGCTTACCTATTTTTTTCTACTTTTATTGGATATCTGGCAATACCTTATCATTTCTCCTAAACTTATTTTCCAAAGTCCATCCATATTATTGCTTGTTTTGAATTTGATTCTCCTGTTGCTTAGGTAATTGTAAATACCTTAGAGCTGAGGCGAAACTTAAAGGATACTCTTCGTAACAAGCAAGACCTTATAAAAAGTGGAGCCTATAAACATGACGCGGTTAGTAGCGCCTATTTGAGAAAATATTTCACATATGTGCAAAGTTTGACATGCCATTGCAGGTAAGATTGGGATTGTCGGGATGGAAGTCTCGATTCTACAGGGAAAAGTTTGGTGTGGAAAAATCTAATGAAGTTGGGAAGCTGAAGAATGACATGGTTATGATTTTTCCTGTTTCTCTGTGCAGATAAAATTTTAATACCAGTGGGCGTTTTGAAGAGACATCATATTTTGTTAACTTTCTCTATCACTGGCTTAATTTAGGTTCAAAAGTATATGGAAGGACTTTGTTGGGTGCTGCAGTACTATTTTGCAGATGTGCCATCGTGGAGCTGGTAGGATATACATATTTATGATCAGAGCTTTCATTTGTACATGTATCTCCTTATACATTGTACTAGTATGCTTCCACTGTTTCGAAATCGAATGATGAATAGTTCAAATAATTGATAATCTTGATAAATAATTCCACATGAGTGATGTATGACTGCTAATTCTTATGGACATGTACTAGCGAATGTTTCCATTCTATGTATTATGCATAGCATGTCTGTTTTGTTTTCTGCAGGTACTATCCCTTCTATTATGCTCCTTTTGCATCTGATTTTGAAGGGCTATCTCAGTTCAAGATATCTTTCACCATTGATAAGCCACTAAGTCCATTCGATCAGCTCATGGCAGTTTTTCCAAAAGAAAGGCACGTGATCTATTCTTTATTTTATAATGCACATTCTTCATCGCAATGTTTTAATTGAAATTTAAGTTTATTTTCTTTCGCAGCTCATGTGCACTACCAAAGTGTTACAGAGAACTGATGGAAAATGAAGAGTCTTTAATACATAAATTCTATCCGTCAGGTGTACTTGTTATTCTAAAGTCATCATATAATCTGAGTACCATATACTGAACTAAATGGGAATTTATTTTTCTCACCAGATGTACAGATTGATACCCATGGGAAACGTTTCTTGTGGCAAGTAAGTGATTATTCCATATATATGAGTTCATAATATAAGGCTAGGTTACCCATATTTTGATGCACATTGGCAACATGTAAGACCCCACATTGGCTAGttgtaaaagaaaaaaaagaaagcctTCTTCACTCATGCTAGTTTTCTCGGAAATAAATTGTTTCAGGGTATTGCAATGTTGCCATTCATTGATGAAAAGCTGCTGATTCTGGCTACCAAGACGGTGGAGGACAAACTTGCAGTAAAAGAAATTGCCTACCTTCTATGCAAATTGTCTACTAGAGTATGTTGCACGTGATCGTTTTACATTGTTTTTATTTTATAGGTACATGAGATAAATAGGAACACAGTTCGGCAGGAGAAGATCTTCCTGAGGAACTCAAATACTCTACCAACTGGTGCAGCATTTGCGAAGACATCTGACTGTTTGTCAAAAAAGCTTCCGACAGATCAATCTACCAGGTACAATCAAGTCTGAACTGATGCTACGTATGCATTTCTTCTATTTCTGAGCAACTTATAAGAATGTTGCTAAATCCTAAATTTCATTCCACATAGTGAACTTGGAGGGTGGTTGTCGCCTGTCAACGACGATAGTATAAGCTGTGGTTTCTTCCGTTCACCGATAAGAGATCTACAGGACATTAGGAATGACCAGACAATGTATGTTTTCTCTTGACCCTATCATATTCAGGCAGTAATTTTCTAAGAAAAGAAGTCATCCTTTAATTTTCACTACATATTCCTGTGTATGTTTCAGATCATTCTTGTTCTTCAACCCAGAACCAGTGCAAATCATTTCAAGGCTACTTGATAATGTCAAAAAACCTGAAAAGGTATATTCAGATATCTCTTTGGCTGCACATTTCATTCGTTCACTGGGCATTTGGCACCATACCGCCAGTTTGCCATCATCTCTGAAAGAAATCATGTCTTTTGCAGACTATAACTGAAACTTGGATTCCAAAGAGGCCGCTGTGGCACACCTATCCTGGTAGCCGACCACCGCCTGAAACCATCCCAACCGTGGCAGAGCCGCAGCCGATGATCAGCGGCTTTGGACGTGGGAGAGGGAGAGCCATCACTGCCGAGACAGCGCTAGGCAGCGGCCGCGGCTACGGGAGAGGTTTCCATGGGGCTGACATGGCGCAAAGCCGAGGCAGCAGGAATGACAGAGGTGGTGCCTACACTTACCAGCCGGACGGAAGCGCTTGTGCAAGAAGAGGGCAGTACGGCCCCACGTTCCACAGGCAGCAGACGGCTTGGCGCCCAGTTGGAAATTCAGGCAGCCGTGGTGGGAGCGAGCAGCGCCGTGGTTGGTAGAACAGGAGAGAGATGTCAGGGATGCGATGAACTGATGCCTCACCATTTTGTCCGCAACAGCAGGAATGCTTATGTTGATTTCTGAAACTATGTGTGATATGTCAAACTAGAGGTGCTTTGGCACAATGTTCGCTCGTTCCTTGCTTGTTTGGATTGAGACAGAAGAATGGTTTATTTGCGTTGCTAATCTTCGGTATGTCAGCTTCTCCCATTTCATCCCGTCTGTTTTGTATAGCGAATGTTGTGTCAGGGAACAAGGCTCCCCTGAGCGAACAAATCGACTTTGCACAGCGAACTTTAGGAATCCTATCTTAATGGAACTGATTAGAGCCTTAACGGAGACACTACATTAATTCTCGCCAGATGtactagaaaaaaaaataaatactAAAAATTCTCACAATAAATAAAAATATCTGGCATTTAATTGGTACACCCTAATAATCATCATCGATAATAGTCATTGGAGCTATTATAATTTATAAATTACTCACCatcattatgaaaaatacataaagtaagcCTCAAATTTTGCATCTAAAGTATCCACCCCTGTCATTACGAAAGACAGTTCAAAATAACCACataatttttataaaaattaCTCACAtgtcattatgaaaaataattaaaaacaactctctaaatttacatctaaattactTTTTTTAGATAAATGATAGTTTATATCTGGCTTCATCTACCTTAGGGTAAAATCAGGCCAATTATTACAAAGTTCGGTATAGCGACCATCACACAACCCACAGGGATCATAAGCTTACAAGTAGACACTAGGACAACAAAGCGGAAAGTAAAGTTATGACTAATGAAGACCAATAAACCAAGTCAATAACCATCCATTGAAATTAAAGAAGTGCAATGCTGATGTCTCCAGATGTTGTCCAATAAGAATCAAGTGTACAGCACGCCACAAGAACTTAGCATAATAACATTGAAAAAAGGTGTTGAATAGTTTCTGGACGGTGACAGAAGCAACATTTCGTATCGCCATTCCAGCTTCGTCGTGCAAGATTGTCCTTGGTTAAGATCACACCTCTTTTTAAATACCAcaagaatatttttatttttgaagGAATTTTGATCTGCCATAAATCCTGTGACACTCTGACCCTATTGTTAATTAGTGCAGCATACATAGATTTAACAGAAAATGTACTAGATGAATGTAATGCCCAAACAAACACATCCCTTTCCCCTGTAAGTTCACATCTTGTAACGAGGCAACAATTCTATGCCAATCCTTTAGATTTCTACCCCCTAAATTCCAGCGAAAGGAAATGTTCAGCGGGATTGATGCAAGTACAGTTGCCACAGAATCCTGCTTTCTTCTCATAATATTGAACAACGAGGGAAATTTATTTTTTAATGGTTGGTTTCCCAACCAGGTGTCCATCCAAAAACGAGTTTGTGACCCGTCTTTTACTTTGAATGAACCAAAAGTCATGAAACTATCTTTTACATTCATCAGTCCTTTCCAGAAGTGAGAATCAGTGGGCCTTTTGGTATAGCTCCCTATAGTTTtatcttttatatatttatttctcaATAATTCTTGCCACATGCCATCCTCATTTAACAGCTTGAAGAGCCATTTACTCATCAGGCATTTGTTTTGTAAATCCAAATTATGTATGCTAAAACCACCCTGTATTTTTGGTTGACACATAATTTCCCATTTGTCCAGTCTATATTTTCGCTTGTGATGGTCGCTTTATTTTCGCTTGTGATGGTCGCTTTGCCAGTAGAATCTTGATCTAAAGCAGTCGATCTTTTCTAATACTCCTTTTGGGAGTTCAAAGAAAGACATCATAAACATCGGTAAGCTAGAGAGCACCGAGTTTATTAAGACCAAGCGACCTCCTAAAGAAAGCATCTTACCTTTCCAACCGCTAAGCTTGTTTTCAATTCTGTTCTCTATTGGCTGCCAATCTTTATTACTCAGTTTCCTAGTGTGCATAGGTAAACCAAGGTACCGAAAGGGAAACTTACCCACCCCACACCCAAACAACTGCGAATAGAAAACCTCATGCTCTTTTGCTTTACCAAAACAAAATATTTCGCTTTTATGAAAATTAATTTTGAGCCCCGAAAGTTGCTCAAACGTGCATAGTATCAATTTCATGTTTACCGCCTTCTCAACATCATGGCTCATAAAGATCACTGTGTCATCCGCATATTGTAGAATAGACAAACCATCTTGGACAAGATGAGGAATGACTCCTTCTATCTGGCTTGCTTCCTTGGCCCTAGCAATTAGTATAGCCAACATGTCTGCCACTATATTAAATAGTATTGGAGACATTGGGTCACCTTGCCTTAGGCCTTTTTTTGTCTGGAAATAGGAACCAAGTTGGTCATTCACTTTAATGTTTACATTTCCTCCCTGTGTAAACTGTTGTACCCAAGAACACCACTTCTGAGAGAATCCTTTCATCGCTAAGGTTTGttgtaaaaagttccattttactttatcataagccttttcaaaatctattttaaagATTATTCCATCTTACTTTTTCGAGTGGAGTTCATGAATCGTGTCATGGATAATTACTGCGCCCTCCATGATGTTTCTTCCTGGGAGGAAAGCAGTTTGTGTTGGTCTAATGATCTTCTAGGCAACAGTAGACAGTCTATTAGTCGCAACTTTGGTAAAGATCTTAAAAGAAACATTCAACAAACAGATTAGTCTATATTGTTGAATGACTTTCGCATCTTTCTTCTTTGGTAACAAAATTATAGTACCAAAGTTGAGACTATTCAAAGGCAGAGTTCCCTCATGAAATTCCATAAAGAGAGCCATCAGATTGTCTTTTATTAAATCCAAGAAGACCTGATAGAACTCAGGTGGAAAGCCATCCGGTCCTGGTGCCTTATTGTGTTGCATCTGGAACACCGCTGCTCTGACCTCAGACTCAGAAAACACATCAGTTAGAAACTCATTTTCCAGATAAGAGACTTGAGGTATGTCTTGGACCTGGTGCTCCTCCAACACTATAGAAGAGCTCTCTGGGGGACCAAACAGGTTTTTATAATAGTTGGTAATATGTTGTTTTAGTTGAGCATCACCTTCTATTATATTGTTGCCATCCTCCAACTAGAAAATACGAGTTTTTCGATGCCTACCATTAGCCAACAGATGATAATATTTAGTATTAGCATCACCCTCCAGTAGATGTTTTACCTTTGCCCTTTGGTACCATTTAATTTCCTCTTCACGCAGTAGTTCAGCCAATCTCTCATTTAACACATGTTTAAGATTTAGTTCTGTCTAATTAAGCAAAGATATTTCTGCCTTCTTGTCTAGCTCATCGAGTTTGTCTAACAGTTCCTTTTTTCCTTCTTATAAGCCCCACTCACATTTTTTGCCCAGCCTCTGAGGTACTGGCGAAGTCTCCTGATCTTTGCCTGCCACCTCTCTAATGGGCTGCCCTCCACAATTACACTAAGCCAAACATCTCGCACCATGTCACAAAAACCATCCCTAAGCAACCAAcccaattcaaatttgaattgggGTTGGTAAGCCGAAGATGGACTATTTGTGCTAAATAACAGTGGAGTGTGGTCATAAATGTCTCTGCTCAAAGCAACCACAGTTGAAAGCGGATACTTAGACTCAAAATCCGTACAAACTAGAATCCTATCTAGTTTCTCAAAGGTCTGATTTTGTACGCGATTAGCCTAAGTAAACTTTCTTCCTGTCAGCTCTAATTCTCTAAGATTTAGCGTGTCAATGACTGCATTAAACAGAAAAGGCCATCTATCACTATAGTTTTAATTGTTTTTCTCATTCGGACTACGAATAATGTTAAAATCACCACCTATAACAATAGGTAGGGTGTCTTTTGAACATACTCTAACCAACTCGGATAAGAATTGTGTTTTTAGATCTAATTGAGCAGGGCCATAAACCGAGATTAAATTAAATTTAAAATCAACCTCCTTGTGTCTCAACTTGAACCGAATAAAAAAAATCCCCTTCTTCTATCGGACCAATGTCAAAAATTAAAGGGTTTATACCTAGCATCATACCACTAGACCGACCCCTTGGAGCCATGCAATGCCAAAGAAAATCTCTGCCAGCGCAGATATTATTCAAAGTTGATTGCGAAAAATTGGCTCTCTTGGTCTCTGATAAGGCAATGAAATCTAGGTTCTTTTCTTTTGTCAAGTCAGACAGAAATCTATACTTTTTATGGTCAGCAAAACCATTGCAGTTCCAGAAAATTCCTTTCATTTGGATTGACTTTTAGCTTTTTTTATATTAATTTTGGACCTATATTTTTTGTAATGTGATAAAGGGGTCTGTAGACACAAAGGATCACAGCCCCATCACCTAGGTCTTCAGTAATCTCCGCACAAATGAGGTTTAAAGCATGTAAATCCATATTTTCCTCTAAAGAGCAAACAGATGAGACAACATACACTAGGTTCTTGCTAGATTCCTCTAAATTAAAAAACTCAGATAGTCTATATGACTCCACATCTTTTAAAGATTTTAAAGAACAGGAAACCTCATGCTCATTAACCCCGAGTGAAATTCCTAGTGCACTAGTAGAAGCTAGCAAAATAGAATCATCAAGAGCATCAAAAGAAAGTGGCTGTGATTCTTTACCTTTGATCGAAGATGATTCTAAATTTTTGCGCGCTTTTAACTTCGTTGCCTTCTCCAACGAGTCTTGCTCCGGAGTAGTCGTGTTTCTTTTGCTAGCTCTCACAGGTGACACTGCCCTGCCACTCATTGCCTTAGTTTTTTTTGAGGAGGCCAGAGTCACTTTTAGACTGCAACAGACTAGTCTTCCATTGTGCAGAACCATCAGGAGTCATCCAAGTCTGAGATAGTAACACAACTGGCTTATTTGCATTTTTCTTTTCCGCTGAGACATGTCTTGAAAAGTTCTGCTGGAGTACTGCACCTGTACCAGCCCCCATGCTCTGCTGAGTATCAGCGGCCTATGGTAGGACTGACTGGTTGGTCGTGATATTGCCCAGGTGATGGTCAGTAACTCACTTTACTATTAGAAAACATAATTTAAAATAATCCCCTCACGTTACATCttataaaaaataatttaaaatacaCCATAATGATTTTATAGATTATCCACCTTTATAATTATGGAAGATAATACAAAATAACCTCCTAAATTTACATTCAACATACTTATCGCCACGTTAACTCTCACAAGACGCGTTAGGAAAAGAGAAAAATCCTAAAAAACATCTAGCCTTCAGGAGAACAAGCACCACGGCGTCAGCCCTTCTGCAGTTGATCACTGATGAAGTGAACTTGTGGATCATGTCCTGTCTCAGTAGGTTGAAGTCGCTCATCCAGCTCCTATGGTTCTGAGTATCTCCTGTACGCTTCTTGGTTGCGAGAGCCGTAAAGATGTAATCGTCTTAAGAGGACCACGCAAGGGGAGGGACTTGGGAGGGGATTCCTATCGGTAATCACTGATTACCGTTGTTGTGCGTATAAACTATTCTActttctccattctaaattataagtcctttcaaaattatagaaagaattataaatgtttatgacatcaaataggtatattatgaaaatataattaatgaagaatctaatgatacttatataattaatgaagaatctaatgatacttatatGGTATCAtagatgttattattttattatataaatttggttaaatttgAGATGCCTTAACTCTTCAAAAAAAtcaaataacttataatttaggatggatGGAGTAACATATATGGCAGGAGCAGCCCTCTCTAGCAAATTAGTCCTTTATGTTGAGTTGGATCAAACCCtctgatgaacttgtctttggtATTGAACCAGCTCATACGTATTGCGTGCTGGTAAGGTGTTGGGGACGTCACACATGATTTTGAAAGCTCGATTAATTGATCATATACTATGGTAGGTGTTGGGGAATCATACATGGTTATTGTATTATTACGTCACAGCCTTACAGGCTCAGAGGTACTGGCTGGCGCTTCTTACTAGTATAGTAAAATTAAAACACCTACGTACTCCCTGCTCCGTTGACAGTCAGTCAGAACACTCGCATGTCAGCAGTGATGCTACGCACGGGGGCAATAGCACGTTAACTGTTGACAGAGTAAACTCGTTGAGAACATGTCATTGCTGTGCAAGCAGTGACGAAGcgagaaaaaaatttaggaggggttgaacaaaagaatagagcttttttttttattttctcttaaccttagcccctcctatctaatacatgtatgcataaaattttaaaggAGGACTTAGAAAAACTTcacgtgctcaggatgggtaggggggctgaagctccaccgctggctacgtcCCTGTGTGCAAGCCGTATTATTCGTAAAAACTAGAAACGGAGTTAAATATTAGCAATGGTTAAATATTATTAGCAATGGTTAAATATTTGCGGCGCACCTCTAGAATGAAGCTTCACCAACAACTTC
This sequence is a window from Miscanthus floridulus cultivar M001 chromosome 10, ASM1932011v1, whole genome shotgun sequence. Protein-coding genes within it:
- the LOC136489887 gene encoding 5'-3' exoribonuclease 3-like, with the protein product MSFIRGQRSLENYDPNTRHCLYGLDADLIMLALASHELHFSILREDVLPHNLPENCIPLSKELFKTEDFSRKCRGWFPKVTETAHRHRSPKKPYQFLNIWVLREYLELDLKIPNPVVKTDIERLIDDFIFICFLIGNDFIPHIPSVEIHEGAIDLLLEVYKQAFNKMGGYIVSTEKLKDKHAVYLEVSTLEKFFHELSLCEEKIFLKRYELRERSQRKFVHQAAEEWKERNYDNMEENPDGPDLTVKSFSTNCSISTYSQDESDVIVNTLELRRNLKDTLRNKQDLIKSGAYKHDAVRLGLSGWKSRFYREKFGVEKSNEVGKLKNDMVQKYMEGLCWVLQYYFADVPSWSWYYPFYYAPFASDFEGLSQFKISFTIDKPLSPFDQLMAVFPKESSCALPKCYRELMENEESLIHKFYPSDVQIDTHGKRFLWQGIAMLPFIDEKLLILATKTVEDKLAVHEINRNTVRQEKIFLRNSNTLPTGAAFAKTSDCLSKKLPTDQSTSELGGWLSPVNDDSISCGFFRSPIRDLQDIRNDQTISFLFFNPEPVQIISRLLDNVKKPEKTITETWIPKRPLWHTYPGSRPPPETIPTVAEPQPMISGFGRGRGRAITAETALGSGRGYGRGFHGADMAQSRGSRNDRGGAYTYQPDGSACARRGQYGPTFHRQQTAWRPVGNSGSRGGSEQRRGW